The Desulfosporosinus acidiphilus SJ4 genome has a window encoding:
- a CDS encoding histidinol-phosphatase, with product MLDLHVHLLGHNDREANQENIRAFLKEASRKGLKEIGFADHDYYWDQMNFPLIREVAREFPGLEVRIGLEAEYRPNEEDRIKNLLSQYPFDFVIGSVHEIGGWAFDYPEEEPMHRQKEADRLYRDYFDLVTRAAQSGLFTTIGHFDLIKIFGIRPTSDILILADEALTAAAEQGLALEVNTNGRYKPVREFYPERRLMEEIKRRGIDFTLGSDAHSAEIVGRDLDEAILILRQIGVRNVTGFRGFAKVNYTLE from the coding sequence ATGTTAGATTTACATGTGCATCTTCTGGGGCATAATGATCGTGAAGCCAATCAGGAAAATATCCGGGCATTTTTAAAGGAAGCCTCCCGCAAAGGATTAAAAGAAATAGGATTTGCTGATCACGATTATTACTGGGACCAGATGAATTTTCCTTTGATTCGAGAAGTGGCCCGAGAATTTCCGGGGTTGGAGGTTCGAATCGGCTTGGAGGCGGAATACCGTCCGAATGAAGAAGATAGAATTAAAAACTTGCTGAGTCAATATCCCTTTGATTTTGTAATAGGGTCTGTTCATGAAATTGGGGGCTGGGCCTTTGATTATCCGGAAGAGGAACCTATGCATCGCCAAAAGGAAGCGGACAGATTGTACCGGGACTATTTTGACTTGGTAACAAGGGCTGCTCAAAGCGGCTTATTTACGACGATAGGCCATTTCGATCTTATCAAAATTTTTGGGATCAGACCCACTTCAGATATCTTAATCCTTGCCGATGAAGCCTTAACTGCGGCAGCTGAGCAGGGGCTGGCTTTAGAAGTTAATACCAATGGACGCTACAAGCCTGTTCGGGAATTCTACCCGGAAAGACGGCTTATGGAAGAAATTAAGCGAAGAGGGATTGACTTCACACTGGGGTCGGATGCTCATAGTGCAGAAATTGTTGGCCGGGACCTTGATGAAGCGATTCTTATCCTGCGTCAGATCGGAGTAAGAAACGTTACGGGGTTTAGGGGCTTCGCTAAAGTAAACTATACCTTGGAATAG
- a CDS encoding metallopeptidase TldD-related protein, whose product MKLVAQLEELFYQFQTAPQDEALRLSAWRILVNESQVISLGIKDNSPGGVYTPPSYRQRESGEVFLVWSDGTCSEASVQLHPHTSSEFWIEEMKHWKQASYTDPDAAHIPAPEPLPLVAVEDEALRKIIEGDDEVLFDLAKQWLQEKPEKAKMQGSIQAAWGYRNVRTSSGLAVTYQQSQFVSWFSFDSLVGGGFAKRRLIRPEEQKKLWNQTVQRYEAMNKEAADVTPETQVIFAPALTGEFLGQFIVPNFSGERVMEGQGAFSQDNFQKHKEVFHPQCSLTIDPLRPLELGSYLVTSEGVPAKRTSLVQEGKLQTPFLRVKDSVRWGLKPTGLPQGASGLYLEYSVEDSWDKILSTVEDGVLILSVLGLHTQDAVAGSYSLSAPHSLRILKGQIVGKVDVKLSGNFFRDLAAATTKAARSDLSLHPYLLLKTGVQKL is encoded by the coding sequence ATGAAACTCGTTGCACAATTAGAAGAGCTATTCTACCAGTTTCAAACGGCACCTCAGGATGAGGCCCTGCGCTTATCCGCTTGGCGTATTTTAGTCAATGAATCGCAAGTAATCTCTTTGGGGATTAAGGATAATTCGCCTGGTGGGGTGTATACTCCGCCAAGTTATCGACAGAGAGAAAGCGGGGAAGTTTTCTTAGTCTGGTCCGATGGAACCTGCAGCGAAGCTTCGGTCCAGCTGCATCCTCATACGTCCTCAGAGTTTTGGATAGAGGAAATGAAACATTGGAAGCAAGCTTCTTATACTGATCCCGACGCTGCTCATATTCCGGCTCCTGAACCTTTACCCCTTGTGGCTGTTGAGGACGAAGCTCTTCGTAAAATTATCGAAGGAGATGATGAGGTCTTATTTGACCTTGCCAAACAGTGGCTTCAGGAAAAGCCGGAGAAGGCTAAAATGCAAGGCAGCATTCAAGCCGCCTGGGGATATAGGAATGTTCGAACTTCCTCAGGTCTTGCGGTAACGTATCAACAATCTCAATTTGTTTCCTGGTTTTCCTTCGACAGCTTAGTCGGAGGCGGGTTTGCCAAGCGAAGGCTTATTCGTCCGGAAGAGCAGAAAAAACTATGGAATCAAACCGTCCAACGGTATGAAGCCATGAATAAAGAGGCGGCCGATGTAACTCCTGAAACTCAGGTGATTTTTGCTCCTGCACTGACCGGGGAATTTTTGGGCCAATTTATTGTACCCAATTTTTCCGGCGAGCGGGTGATGGAGGGACAAGGAGCATTTTCTCAGGATAATTTTCAAAAGCATAAAGAAGTATTTCACCCCCAGTGCTCCCTGACGATAGATCCTCTGCGGCCTCTTGAATTGGGGTCGTATCTGGTGACCTCGGAGGGAGTGCCGGCCAAGCGGACGTCCCTGGTGCAAGAGGGAAAACTTCAAACTCCTTTTCTCCGAGTCAAAGATTCTGTTCGTTGGGGTTTAAAACCGACAGGGCTGCCCCAAGGAGCATCGGGACTATATCTTGAGTATAGCGTTGAAGATTCATGGGATAAAATCTTGTCTACCGTAGAGGATGGTGTCTTAATTTTATCGGTCCTGGGATTACATACCCAAGATGCAGTGGCGGGATCCTATTCTCTCAGCGCGCCTCATAGTCTGCGAATTTTAAAGGGACAGATTGTGGGGAAAGTTGATGTGAAATTATCAGGGAATTTTTTTAGGGATCTGGCGGCAGCGACGACTAAGGCAGCTCGGTCTGACCTGAGTTTGCATCCCTACCTTCTGTTGAAGACCGGGGTGCAAAAGCTATAA